A DNA window from Impatiens glandulifera chromosome 7, dImpGla2.1, whole genome shotgun sequence contains the following coding sequences:
- the LOC124909596 gene encoding uncharacterized protein LOC124909596 — MAWSLKKILKLKNNIGSIFDIRIGDGRGTLFWHDPWFENKPLISRDKFRGLRIRRDCVAATVHDIHSRLWVLTITWVLEGKRVIDHLSGLNLCDKADGHLWKAKENEKIKSSAIWNIIRERGQFVSWASFVWSSKVILRHRFILWLVFRRRLNTRDRILAYMDIPDASCVLCSGSLESINHLFGSCSFAKSIWKLFSLAMGIGSLSESWDEIIISAHTFDKGNKFRANVFKCEFVDIIYHLWAERNARVFGRVHRNVNHVWSDIVFDCGALIKMWRRIPKGGRDWVLCHEWKVNYDEVTSFKCFKVI; from the coding sequence ATGGCttggtcattgaagaagatattGAAGCTCAAAAATAACATTGGTTCGATCTTTGACATCCGAATTGGTGATGGGCGTGGCACTCTTTTTTGGCACGATCCATGGTTTGAAAATAAAcctttaattagtagagacAAATTCCGAGGCCTAAGGATTAGGAGGGATTGTGTGGCTGCCACGGTTCATGACATTCATAGCAGGCTTTGGGTTTTGACCATTACTTGGGTCTTGGAAGGCAAAAGAGTTATTGATCATTTGAGCGGTCTCAACCTTTGTGATAAGGCTGATGGCCACTTGTGGAAAGCGAAAGAGAATGAGAAAATCAAGTCAAGTGCGATTTGGAACATTATTCGGGAGAGAGGTCAATTCGTGAGTTGGGCTTCTTTTGTATGGTCTTCTAAAGTTATCCTGAGACACCGGTTTATACTTTGGCTTGTCTTCCGGCGAAGGCTTAACACTCGTGATCGCATTCTTGCTTACATGGATATCCCGGACGCTAGTTGTGTGCTTTGTAGCGGGTCCTTGGAATCTATTAATCATCTTTTTGGGAGCTGCTCATTTGCTAAATCCATTTGGAAATTATTCTCCTTGGCTATGGGTATTGGGAGTTTATCGGAGTCTTGGGATGAGATCATTATTTCTGCCCACACCTTTGATAAAGGTAATAAATTCCGTGCCAATGTCTTTAAATGCGAATTTGTAGACATCATTTATCACTTGTGGGCTGAGAGAAATGCTAGAGTCTTTGGTAGAGTTCATCGAAACGTTAATCATGTGTGGAGCGACATTGTCTTTGATTGTGGTGCGCTAATTAAAATGTGGAGGCGGATTCCTAAAGGCGGGCGGGACTGGGTCCTTTGTCACGAATGGAAAGTCAATTATGATGAAGTCACATCTTTTAAATGCTTTAAGGTTATATAG